Below is a window of Tolypothrix bouteillei VB521301 DNA.
TAAGGTTTTTGTTGATAGGGTTACGTTAGCTATTTCTTCAGTTAAACCCATGTGTAAGCTACAAGCACCAATAGCATTCTCCACTATCGTATTACTAGAGGTATACATCCATTCAAGAAATTCATAAGATTTACCATCATGACTAAAGCTACACGTTACCATTGCCATAATTACGGGGTTGAGCGAATTTAGGGAGTGCGCTTCTAGTCCCATTGTCGGGCACATTCCTGGAGTCTTCAATTCGCACTCTGCTTGGTGGCTAATTTGTACAAATTTATCGTAGAGATTGCTATATTCTTTTTCCCGGTTAATGGTTCGCGATAAAGTTTTGAATTCCAACTTTTGAACTCTAATATGAAGGTTAGTTGGATATTTAAGCATTTGCTCTTTAATGGTAATACTTAGGAAAAGTGCAATTGCTTCTTGTCGGGAGAAATTAGTTTTTCCTCCAGCTTTTAGTCTTTCCCAAGTTCTCTGCAGTTTCTCAATAACCTCCAATCTCAGTTTTAAACCTAAGGTTGGGTAGGATTTTCTCAGATTGTTAATGAAATATTCAAGGGAGTCATTCTCAGGAGTATCGGAGGAGTTTAAAAAAAGCTTGTTGCTTGCGATCGCGACTTTGTTGCTAGCAATTGCTACAAACTCCTGAGTAGTAGAGCGTAAATCTTCCAATTCCAGTAACTCCAGCAATGCAGCTATTTGCGCTACTTGAAAAAATCTCTCCGACGTAACTCGGATAATCTTTGTTTTCTCTGGCAAAAAACCAGCAGACTCCAGTAGTTCATCGGCTCCTGTATCTCCCAATAACTTTCGCAGTTCGTCAGGGCTTGATTCTAGTTTTTCTTTTTCTGATGTGTTTTGAATCTCTCGTTTTAATTTTCTTTTGGATGCTCTACGACTGCGAAGATTTTTGCACAGTTGAATCAACCCTTCGCGATCGACGGGTAACCGTTCTTTTTCCTTATTGAGAAAATCGATCACCACAGGCCGGCTAACACCCATTCCTTCTGACAGCTCTACCTGCGTTGCTCCCATTTTTTCTAGGAAGAAGTGGAGCATCTCGCGCAGCGCTTCTTGGTCTCCAACACTTTCTTTGCCCATTTTCTTATTGAGTGCACAATATAAATGTAAATCTAATTGACATTGTAAATCTTTCTAAGGGATTTTTTGTGTCAATTTATACGTAAAATTGAAAGAATATATCTTCCGAACATTTATGTGTATATTGAGTTTACATATTTTATGATTGAAATAAATATTTTGTAGTTTATGATACAAAAATTACTTAAATAATGATTTTAATATTAACATGTACAGTCAAATGACAATATTTGGCTAGATCCTGCTTCCGGAAGTTATAAACCAATCCCTGACTGCTACAAACAAAGGCTAACTAAGTTTCAGTAGCTCACGGAATAAAGCTTTAATTTTGGCGTGAGAGTGTTTCCGAATAATTTAATAAATGTCTGCTAACAGCACATTGATGGAAGAACCACGACAGATGCTGTTAGAGCTTCGCGTATCTAATTTTTTGTCTCTAGCAACTAGAACAACGAATTAATGAATTGCTTGGAGGTCAAACGTGATTTCATTCAACCAAAATTTTCGGTATTTTGTTTATTTGGCTTTGCTTGCGATCCTTTTAGGAGTCGTAGCAGAGTTTGATGGTGCCATTACAGTGCAAGTCGCACCTTGGAGCTTGCAAGTCAAAGTACAAGGCGGTTCTTCTCCGTGTTCAAATGATTTGGTACCACCTGAGAGTCAGCTTAACGTACTCAAACGGAAATTAGCTTAAGTTGTTTCTCGTTACCTAACAGACTAAGTTATGGTGCGATCGCTTTGAATGTATCTACTAAAAGGTTTTCCTGAGTCGAGCGTTACCCTCGTCGATTGCAGTCGGGGGTGCATTTATCTCAAAATTTAAATGTCAAAAAGGACAAAAATCATGACGAGCAATCTATTTAAGTGGGCTTGTACGGGTCTGAAATATTTTCTGTGGACTTTGCTTGGTTTTGCGATCGCACATGTGATATTTCAAATTTTTGGAGTTTCTACTGTTTCAATACTTCTGTTCTCCGTTTTCTTGCCATGGATTGCCCGCATTGCAATCTTTATCTTCTGTTTGTTTGTCGTTGCCATAGTCCATGAGTCTTGTAGCTAATTCAGAATATCGTTGTAAATATTACAGATGGTAACATCTTACCTGGGTTGGTTTTGCTGAATTTACCCATCACTCCAACCCTTCTCTTCATAGGAGAAGGGAGTTTGTACTTTTAAGGAGAAGTAGTGAGGAGAGTTTACAAACATTTTTAAAATCAGTTGACAATCTCATTTGAGTACTATAGTATTCAAAGTATGATGTATAAGTTAATTGATTTATTTGCTGGTGCGGGTGGATTAACTACAGGATTTCACTTAGCAGGGTTTGAATCTTTGTGTGCTGTTGATATAGACACAAAAGCTTTAGCAACCTATAAACTTAACTACCCAAACACTAAGATTGTCAATCAGGATATAAGTAAAGTAGATCCTTCAGAACTACGTTTATCGCTTAACTTGAAGCAAGAAGAACTAACAGCGTTAATTGGTGGTCCTCCTTGTCAAGGTTTTTCTAAAAACATTCCTGCTCGCGAACGCAGTCTGAACGATCCTCGCAATCAACTGTACAAAACTTTTTTGGAATTTGTACAAGAGTTCAGACCTCTTTATGTCGTTATGGAAAATGTGTCTGAAATCTTGAAGGCATATGATGGTGTAGTTAAAAATGAAATAACGGAGCAACTAAAATCGTTTGGGTACAAAGTTGTTTCAGCTTCCTTAAATGCTGCTCATTATGGAATACCGCAAACTAGAACTAGGGCATTTTTTATTGCTAGTTTGGATAAAATACCCTCCTTTCCCACGCCAACACATTATGAAAATACTCGGAGAGATCGTAGCTCTGTAAAATTGTGCGATCGCCAGATGAATTTATTCGATCTAGATAGTTCTTCAATGGTTACAGTGAGAGATGCAATTGGAGATTTACCACCATTAGATGCAGGGCAAGAATATGTTGATGGGGATTATCCATCAACTCCACAAACCTCATACCAAACTATAATGCGTAATGAGAGTACAAAAATTGTTAACCATATTGCCCGTACTTTAACTCCGATTCAAAGAGCAAGAGTCTGTCTTCTAAAAGAAGGGCAAGATGCAAGAGACTTACCACCAGAATTAGCTCCTAAGAAACATTATAGTGGAGCTTATGGAAGGCTTTACTGGGATAAACCAGCAAAAACAATTACAAGATGGATGTTTCATCCTGGTTCTGGTAGGTTTTTTCATCCTACGCAAAATAGAACTATCACAATACGAGAGGCAGCCAGATTGCATTCTTATCCGGATAACTTTCACTTTGTTGGGTCATATACCGATATGGCTTCTCAAATTGGTGAATCTGTTCCTCCGCTGTTAGCTAAAGCAATTGCTATATGTTTGCATCAGAATTGTTATCAAAAAAAGGGTTATTAATTTGCGATTGTAAAGCAGCAAGGATAGTCGTTACATAACGCTCGAGTATAAGACGAATTCGTTCAATATTAATACGAACAGCGTTGGTAAGAATTGTTCTTGCTTTGAAAAGTTGTTTTTGATTTTTGTACCATACTAAATCTGTTTTTCCTGCTATATTTCCTTGCAAACCTACTCCTTGTTTCCCAGAAATTTTATTGACTGTCCAAGCCCAAGAAAATGTAGTTGAATCGAGTGGCTCAAGTTCATATTCACAATAAACATATTCAGTACCTTGTATATTTTTTAAAAGTATACCTTCGTAACTGTTAATAACTCTTTGTAATGACTGGCTTGTTAAAATCTTTTCGTTCCAATGTTGAATAATAGCTTCTCCTAATTCTTGTGGTGAAGATTGTTCAGTAAGACCGGGAAATCCAAGTTGATTAGCTTTTTTAATCACATCTGCTCTCTGAATTACAAAAAAAAATGTGTTTCCTGATGTGAAATTATTAAGTTGAAGCGATTTCAAAGACCAACCAGTCTGAGTCGTAATATCAACAGCATCATAAAGAAGTTTGGTACGTCCTAAAGCTGGATCGGAAAGAGGAATATCTTTTACGTAATGAAAAATTGCTTCCCAAGCATAATCTTCTATTGAGCCAATAACCGGAGATGCTACAGTAGCGATTATGCCTTTCCTTAATCTGTCTATTTCATTGTCTGTCAACACTTAAAGATTCCTCTACGGCTCGGAAAAATTCGCTCATGGTTGTATTTAAAGCATTAGTAATATGGTTGAGAACCCTAACAGATGGGCTTTTCAAACCGCGCTCTAGTTGGCTGATATACGTTCTGTGCAGACCTGTCACTTCTGCCAAATACTCTTGAGACCAGCTTTTTTCTAGACGACGGCGTTGTATTTCTAACCCTAATATTTGATCTAGTTGACTAGGCTGCATAATCAAGAACATTAAGGCTTTGAATACAAAAGTGCTACAGACTATAGTATTCAATACGATTCTACAAGGTGCTGTATTAACTTTCAGGTAACTTACACCTTAAAGAGTTAAAAACTGTCTCTGCTTTTTGCACGCCATCCTCACCATGAGTCAATAGAATAACAAAATAACGGTTGTTGCCAATTACCACACTCGTTTTGTAACTAATAGTAAACTGACTTTTGGCATCGTCTGGTAATTTCGTTACCCCTTCTTCCACAGTTACCTGCGTTGGTGAACCACAAAGCTTTTTAGGTTCTGACCTCGAAGTAGAGACTTGAAAATTATCTCTGTCTCCGAGAAACGTGCTATCTAGAATTTGCTCAACTTGCTTTTTGTCTGTTTGCGAATCAATGACCACCCTAGCTACCAAAAGCCGTATATCAGGATTGTCACCGTTACTGGTAATAAGTGCTATTTGCGCTCCTGCTAACTTTAAACCAAGTACACCTTGAGAACCATCTGGAAAGCTATAGTTCATAATACTCCTAGCTATAGCTTCTGCTCTTTGTGGCTTGAAAGCATTTGTCGTAAATTGAATCGCTAGCCCGGTGATACCAATCATGACTAGAAAAATAGCCCCAAAAAACACAGAAATTATTTCTAGTAACGTAACTTTGTACTTGGAATTTTTTGGTGGTAAGACTTGGTTCATTTGAGTTTGTTCAGGAGCTATGCGGTTCAATTCCATCCACGGGTTGGTTGATATCTAGTTTGTAATATCTAGATAAAACTTGTTTAATCGCGGTTCTATAATGTTCTAGTTTATCCATTGAACAATAACCTCTTTACTGAAATGGACAATAATGCTATGGCGGAAGCTATTGAAGGAGTATCGCATCTGTATACCTGTTAAGATTGGGTAAGCGAGCCATTGTGACTGTACAATCACCTGATTAGAGATTTTTTTGTGGTGGAGAAAGCAGCTTTCTTGAGATAATTATTCTTCCAAATCTTTTTCCGTAATTCCCGCATCTTTCATGATGCTTTTCAAAGTTCCTATTGGCAAATCTCGATTACTATGAACGGGTATGGAAAGGATGGCAGGAACATCTTCTTTGGCATAGATATGATGACTGCCAGTTATTCGCTTCAACTCCCAACCATGCCGTTCCACTACTTTACATAGAGCCTTACCAGAAATAGCTTTCATATCGATAGCTCAACTAACTGCTTCTCTGGCTCAATTTCTTCCCGCTCACTTGCAACTTCTAACCAACCTTGAACAGCGTCCTGTAACATCTCTAGCAAGTGTTCGTAGCTCTCTCCCCAAGTATGACATCCTGGTAATGCAGGTACAGAACCACACCACACTCCATTTTCTTGCCAAATAACCGCTTTAATTTTCATCTAAAAACCTCCGGGAGTGTGGAAACCGCGCACCTTTAGGTCGCGGAGGAAACACGACACGAGCTAATTTATTAGCCGTCCCCTTACGGGGTTGGATAAGCAGAGGAGTAGTGCCTATCCACTTCCCTGTATGCCGGGAACACCTTGCTACTCCAGTAATGTGAGCCTTGCCAAAGTTATCGGTCGGTACCCTTACGGGTTCGGCAATATCCTGCGACGGGAAACCCGTCTTCAGATTTGCCTCACTATCCAAACAGCACTGTCTTACCCCTCGTAAAACTGGTTAACCATTTGGTTGTAGAGCAGCGAACTGGCATCACGTATTCGCAGGTACGAACTTTAACTCTTGCCGATAACGTAGTCCAGTTAAGGACTTAAGCGGGTCAGCTACCTAAAGGCAGAGGCACGAAGCCCCGTTTCTTCAGAGCGGGGTGCTGACAAACTATCCATCAGTCTGTACTCATGAATTTTAACGCATTGGGCATTTTCTGTGCTTCCACTGTAAGACAAACACATTTAAATTTTGAAAGTCATATGCAATAAGAGTTTTAATTCCTTAGCACTCGCATTGAGTATGCTTTTTTTATAACAGCATAGTACTGGCTCCAAAATGCGGTTCATTTAAATAGATAGTCTTCGGTTGGAAAAGGAATAGTCGTTTCGCGAATCGCAAAAAATAATTCTAGACTCGCCTTTACAGTACGATATTACTCCAAATCAACCCCCAAAAAGCGGTCTAAAAATCGCGTGCGCCACATCAACCGTACAATGAAACTCCACTCTATAGCAACTAACCCCAACCACAAGCAATTGATAGGTGAAATTGGTGCTAATTCAAAAAATTCCCGGATAGGAGAAATATATAAAATTAATAAATAGGTAATAATAAGAATTCCTGCTACGCTGGTATAACGCCAGTCGCCATTGAGAGGTTCAGCGGCTACCCATGCTGTTGTAGGCGGTTTTAGAAAAGGAATTAATAGGAGTTCGCAAAATACCAAAATGGTCACAAGTGCTGTGCGAGGAATTTCATAATCAACCCTAGCAATTCCAGCAGCTGGTGGTAAATCGAGTATGGCACTGACTAAGTAGAAAAGGTAAACAATCAAAGCTACCAAAGTGATGGACAAACTTGCGGGAATAATAAAGTGGAGAATTGAACGCACCATGCTTTGTTTTGATTGTTCTCCCGGTTGCGCCCAAACAGGAATAAACATGGTGGGAATACCAACGCCAACGAGAGTGACAATTGCACTGTGTTTGTTCATCAACGGGAAGCTATCGGAGACAATTGCTGTGGCAAAAATAAGTAGTGCGACACAGCAAACTCGCACCATAAAGAGTTTCATGACATCACGGATACCATTGCGAATTCTTTGCCCTTCTAAAAACGCAGGAGGTAGTGCTTCAAAGGAATCTTTTAGCAAAACTATATCGGCAATACCCCTAGTTGCTTGAGAGCCGCTTTCCATAGCAATCCCTAAATTTGCCATCTTAAGGGAGAGGACATCGTTGACTCCATCTCCTGTCATCGCAACGTAATGTCCTGCATCCCTAAGACTTTTAACAATTTTAGCTTTCTGTTGCGGCGCAATTCTGCCAAACACATTATAACTAGAAGCTGCTTGAGCAAATTGGACATCATTCATTTGCTCTAATTCAGCACCAGAAATCAGCTTGATTTGTTCGCTAAATCCTGCTTGTAAAGCAATGGCTGCTACTGTTTGAGGATTATCTCCAGAAATGATTTTGACTGCAATTTCTGCTTGGGTAAAGCCTTGTAGTGTTTCACTTGCTCCTTTTCGCAAGCGATCGCTAAAACTTAAGATCCCGATCGCGCTAAGATCTGGTGGTAAGGAAGGAGTGTCATTTGCGCCCAGAGAAACAGAGACGGGGCTGCGAGCAAACAGCAGAACTCTTAACCCTTGGTTAATTTGCTCCTGAATGTAATTTTTGGCTGTTGCGTCTAAGGGTGTAGCAAGTGATAAAACTTCCGGCGCACCCAATACATATGTACCATCTCTTTCTGTATCGTCAAAGACGACCGAACTCCACTTGCGATCGCTAGAAAAAGGAACTTCGGTTTTGATAAGCTTGGTATAACCGGAGCAACCGTTAAGAATAGCGTCTGTTGTGCGATTGCCTGACTGAGTACTTGCAGCATAATCACCGAGTATAGAGCGAAGATCCCCTACAGGAACTTCTATGGGGTAAAGGTCGTGCAATTCAATTTGATTGGTTGTGAGCGTTCCGGTTTTATCAAGACACAACACATCAACATTACTTAAAGACTCTACAGCATTAGTTTGCTGGATTAAGATATTTTTTCCCAACATTTGAACCGCACCCATGACATAGGCAAGTGTAATTGCAATTAAAAGCCCTGCAGGAATTAAACCTGCAATGACAGCTGCTCTTTGAACAATTTCATTTAATGATTGAGAGCGAATAATAAAACTAATTGCAATTAAAATCCATAAAAAACAGGCGAGAAGTAAAAGTACCCGAATAATTAAGTTAATTTCTTGCTGAAGTGGCGTGTAAACTTGACGAAACTGTCTTGCACCAGCCATAAGTTGGTAAGCAACTGTTTCAGTACCTACCTTCTGCGCTTCATAGCAAGCACGTCCGCTGACACAAAAGCTACCAGAGTAAACTTCCTGTCCTTCCATTTTTGGAATTAAATCTGATTCACCTGTCAGCAGTGACTCATCAACTTCAATTCGTCCTTCACCAACAATTTGACCATCTACTAGAATTTGTTCGCCAGGATAAAGTAGGAGAAGATCTCCCAAAACAATTTCCCTCGGATCGACAGTATATTCTTTGCCATCTCGAATGACAGTTGCTACAGGGCGAGTTAGCAGAGCAATTTTATCGAGTTTTCGCTTTGCCCAAATTTCTTGGCAAATACCAATAACGACACCACTAAAAATTATAACGGCTACAAAAATAGCATCAGAAGGGCGTTGTAAAAACAGAAAAACACCGCTAATGGCAAAAAAAACCGCGTTGACAAAAGTAAAAAGGTTCTCGCGTAAAATTTGAACGTAAGAACGGCTAGTTGGCAGTTTAACATTATTGCTCTTTCCTGCTGTGCGCCTTTCTTTGACTTCTTGTTCGCTCAACCCTTGGAGCTTAGATATCTGCATAAATAATAGAAAATAGAAATTTTAGATTTTAGATTTCGGATTTTGAATTGAAAGCTTTGTATTTAATACTGTTTCAAGCTTGACCTACAATACCAACTTTTCTAAGTTTTGTATAATTTGAGATAATGCTCCTTTTGACATCAGTGAAATCAAATGAGGTAAATAGTGGGTCTTAATGAGTTAATAGACAATAAGTCAAACTATTGTTTCATGTGGTTTCAAGGTTCATAGTTCTTTTACAGTAAGTCTTGATGTTTTTGCTAAAATCGTCAGAGTAATTACACAGTTTATTTCCTCCTTAGGTAACCACAAATTTATATCTAAAGATAGATTTATTATTTGGCATTTTTTCTGTTTGTCAAGAACAGGTTAGAAGCAGCGACACTTGGGAGTCAGCAAATTGCGGCTGGGAACCAACGAGCTCGTGCTGCGTATACCAACCATCGGTGACTGAAACCTTATGATTTTTTCCCTCTCTGGCTCCTTTATCAAACGACCTGTCTTTGCAACGGTTTGCTCTATCATCATTACACTACTTGGGATAGCTTGTATCCCGACATTGCCAGTTGCTCAGTATCCGGAAATTGCTCCTCCCGTAGTTACCGTAACTTCAAACTATGTTGGAGCCAATGCAGAAGTCGTTGAGTCTACTGTAACTAACATTTTGGAGCAACAACTCAATGGTATTGAGGGCGTGCGATACATCAAATCTACAAGCGCCAATGATGGAACGAGTAGCATTAACTTAACGTTTGAACTGGGGAAAGACCAAGACATTGCTGCCGTAGACGTACAGAACCGGGTGTCAACCGTTCTATCGCGGTTACCGGGACCTGTAACCCAAACAGGCGTACAAGTCCTAAAAGCTAACAATAACTTCTTGTTAGCAATTGGGATTTACTCCGATCGCGATGAAAGCAAAGGAAAAGATATTTACAACGATACCTATCTCAGCAACTACACTGACCTTTATATTGCAGATGCCATTAAACGGATCAAAGGTGTCGGTGATGTTCAGATATTTGGCGAGCGGAAATATGCCATGCGCCTTTGGCTAGACCCCAATCGTCTCGCCAGCCGAAATTTGACACCTCAAAATGTTATTACAGCACTTCAGCAACAGAACTTACAAGT
It encodes the following:
- a CDS encoding DNA cytosine methyltransferase is translated as MMYKLIDLFAGAGGLTTGFHLAGFESLCAVDIDTKALATYKLNYPNTKIVNQDISKVDPSELRLSLNLKQEELTALIGGPPCQGFSKNIPARERSLNDPRNQLYKTFLEFVQEFRPLYVVMENVSEILKAYDGVVKNEITEQLKSFGYKVVSASLNAAHYGIPQTRTRAFFIASLDKIPSFPTPTHYENTRRDRSSVKLCDRQMNLFDLDSSSMVTVRDAIGDLPPLDAGQEYVDGDYPSTPQTSYQTIMRNESTKIVNHIARTLTPIQRARVCLLKEGQDARDLPPELAPKKHYSGAYGRLYWDKPAKTITRWMFHPGSGRFFHPTQNRTITIREAARLHSYPDNFHFVGSYTDMASQIGESVPPLLAKAIAICLHQNCYQKKGY
- a CDS encoding type II toxin-antitoxin system HicB family antitoxin, whose protein sequence is MKIKAVIWQENGVWCGSVPALPGCHTWGESYEHLLEMLQDAVQGWLEVASEREEIEPEKQLVELSI
- a CDS encoding helix-turn-helix domain-containing protein; this encodes MQPSQLDQILGLEIQRRRLEKSWSQEYLAEVTGLHRTYISQLERGLKSPSVRVLNHITNALNTTMSEFFRAVEESLSVDRQ
- a CDS encoding type II toxin-antitoxin system HicA family toxin; this encodes MKAISGKALCKVVERHGWELKRITGSHHIYAKEDVPAILSIPVHSNRDLPIGTLKSIMKDAGITEKDLEE
- a CDS encoding HAD-IC family P-type ATPase, whose amino-acid sequence is MQISKLQGLSEQEVKERRTAGKSNNVKLPTSRSYVQILRENLFTFVNAVFFAISGVFLFLQRPSDAIFVAVIIFSGVVIGICQEIWAKRKLDKIALLTRPVATVIRDGKEYTVDPREIVLGDLLLLYPGEQILVDGQIVGEGRIEVDESLLTGESDLIPKMEGQEVYSGSFCVSGRACYEAQKVGTETVAYQLMAGARQFRQVYTPLQQEINLIIRVLLLLACFLWILIAISFIIRSQSLNEIVQRAAVIAGLIPAGLLIAITLAYVMGAVQMLGKNILIQQTNAVESLSNVDVLCLDKTGTLTTNQIELHDLYPIEVPVGDLRSILGDYAASTQSGNRTTDAILNGCSGYTKLIKTEVPFSSDRKWSSVVFDDTERDGTYVLGAPEVLSLATPLDATAKNYIQEQINQGLRVLLFARSPVSVSLGANDTPSLPPDLSAIGILSFSDRLRKGASETLQGFTQAEIAVKIISGDNPQTVAAIALQAGFSEQIKLISGAELEQMNDVQFAQAASSYNVFGRIAPQQKAKIVKSLRDAGHYVAMTGDGVNDVLSLKMANLGIAMESGSQATRGIADIVLLKDSFEALPPAFLEGQRIRNGIRDVMKLFMVRVCCVALLIFATAIVSDSFPLMNKHSAIVTLVGVGIPTMFIPVWAQPGEQSKQSMVRSILHFIIPASLSITLVALIVYLFYLVSAILDLPPAAGIARVDYEIPRTALVTILVFCELLLIPFLKPPTTAWVAAEPLNGDWRYTSVAGILIITYLLILYISPIREFFELAPISPINCLWLGLVAIEWSFIVRLMWRTRFLDRFLGVDLE